One Saccharopolyspora erythraea NRRL 2338 genomic region harbors:
- the mftM gene encoding mycofactocin oligosaccharide methyltransferase MftM, protein MTDIRQFSGSAAIDPLANSSPGCYRDEAVVVMHEGRATPPEEKAITRTSHFSLHRNRDQVLVSHRIAPQELDNDVAGKLADELFAPGWLSGAEIFERVFTGVVRSTVDDAISAWSTFYRNTLGRIRNFHDVPDSSISAMVPVYSRVLTLVPPGRVLDVGSCFGFLALLLAERPGTRVVASDIANGTVTLLRAIAPELGLPLGTLICDGARVPLPDQAVDTVTVIHLLEHLERDHGEAVLAEAIRLARRRVVVAVPFEEEPTAAYGHVRTFDMAELHRLGFGTGQPYEVCEHHGGWLVVDCS, encoded by the coding sequence ATGACCGACATCAGGCAGTTCTCCGGCAGCGCTGCGATCGATCCGCTGGCCAACAGCAGTCCCGGCTGCTACCGCGATGAGGCGGTGGTCGTGATGCACGAGGGGCGCGCCACGCCGCCGGAAGAGAAAGCGATCACCCGAACGTCGCACTTCAGCCTGCACCGCAACCGCGACCAGGTGCTCGTCAGTCACCGGATCGCGCCGCAGGAGCTCGACAACGACGTCGCGGGCAAGCTGGCCGATGAGCTGTTCGCGCCGGGGTGGCTTTCCGGCGCGGAGATCTTCGAACGGGTCTTCACCGGGGTCGTCAGGTCCACTGTGGATGACGCGATCAGCGCTTGGTCCACCTTCTACCGAAACACCCTCGGCCGCATCCGGAACTTTCACGACGTACCGGATTCGTCGATCTCGGCGATGGTGCCCGTCTATTCACGGGTTCTAACGCTGGTGCCGCCGGGCAGGGTCCTGGACGTGGGTTCCTGCTTCGGCTTCCTGGCTCTGCTGCTCGCCGAACGCCCCGGGACCCGCGTTGTCGCGTCCGACATCGCCAACGGCACCGTCACGTTGCTGCGCGCGATCGCCCCGGAGCTGGGCCTGCCTTTGGGGACGCTGATCTGCGATGGGGCACGGGTGCCGCTGCCGGACCAAGCTGTCGACACGGTCACGGTCATCCACCTGCTGGAGCACCTCGAACGCGATCACGGCGAAGCCGTTCTCGCCGAGGCGATCCGGTTGGCGCGACGACGGGTCGTGGTTGCGGTGCCGTTCGAGGAGGAACCAACGGCCGCCTACGGGCACGTGCGCACCTTCGACATGGCCGAACTGCACCGGCTGGGCTTCGGCACCGGCCAGCCGTACGAGGTCTGCGAGCATCACGGCGGCTGGCTCGTCGTCGACTGCTCGTAG